From Symphalangus syndactylus isolate Jambi chromosome 17, NHGRI_mSymSyn1-v2.1_pri, whole genome shotgun sequence, one genomic window encodes:
- the ESYT1 gene encoding extended synaptotagmin-1 isoform X6: protein MQLHGVLRVILEPLIGDLPIVGAVSMFFIRRPTLDINWTGMTNLLDIPGLSSLSDTMIMDSIAAFLVLPNRLLVPLVPDLQDVAQLRSPLPRGIIRIHLLAARGLSSKDKYVKGLIEGKSDPYALVRLGTQTFCSRVIDEELNPQWGETYEVMVHEVPGQEIEVEVFDKDPDKDDFLGRMKLDVGKVLQAGVLDDWFPLQGGQGQVHLRLEWLSLLSDAEKLEQVLQWNRGVSSRPEPPSAAILVIYLDRAQDLPMVTSELCPPQLKKGNKEPNPMVQLSIQDVTQESKAVYSTNCPVWEEAFRFFLQDPQSQELDVQVKDDSRALTLGALTLPLARLLTAPELILDQWFQLSSSGPNSRLYMKLVMRILYLDSSEICFSTMPGYPGAWDVDSENPQRGSSVDAPPRPCHTTPDSQFGTEHVLRIHVLEAQDLIAKDRFLGGLVKGKSDPYVKLKLAGRSFRSHVVREDLNPRWNEVFEVIVTSVPGQELEVEVFDKDLDKDDFLGRYKVSLTTVLNSGFLDEWLTLEDVPSGRLHLRLERLTPRPTAAELEEVLQVNSLIQTQKSADLAVALLSIYMERAEDLPLQKGTKQPSPYATLTVGDTSHKTKTISQTSAPVWDESASFLVRKPHTESLELQVRGEGTGVLGSLSLPLSELLVADQLCLDRWFTLSSGQGQVLLRAQLGILVSQHSGVEAHSHSYSHSSSSLSEEPELSGGRPHFTSSAPELRQRLTHVDSPLEAPARPLGQVKLTVWYYSEERKLVSIVHGCRALRQNGRDPPDPYVSLLLLPDKNRGTKRKTSQKKRTLSPEFNERFEWELPLDEAQRRKLDVSVKSNSSFMSRERELLGKVQLDLAETDLSQGIARWYDLMDDKDKGSS from the exons ATGCAG CTACATGGCGTTTTGCGGGTGATTCTGGAGCCACTCATTGGGGACCTTCCCATCGTGGGGGCTGTGTCAATGTTCTTCATCCGACGCCCG ACCCTAGACATCAACTGGACAGGGATGACCAACCTGCTGGACATCCCAGGACTTAG CTCACTCTCTGACACCATGATCATGGACTCCATTGCTGCCTTCCTCGTGTTGCCCAACCGATTACTGGTGCCCCTTGTGCCTGACCTTCAAGATGTGGCTCAGTTGCGTTCCCCTCTGCCCAGG GGCATTATTCGAATTCACCTGCTGGCTGCTCGAGGGCTGAGTTCCAAGGACAAATATGTGAAGGGCCTGATTGAGGGCAAGTCAGACCCATATGCACTTGTGCGTTTGGGTACCCAGACATTCTGCAGTCGTGTCATTGATGAAGAACTCAACCCACAGTGGGGAGAGACTTATGAG GTGATGGTACACGAGGTCCCAGGGCAGGAGATTGAAGTGGAGGTGTTCGACAAGGATCCAGATAAAGATGACTTTCTGGGCAG aatGAAGCTGGATGTAGGGAAGGTGTTACAGGCTGGCGTTCTGGATGAT TGGTTCCCTCTACAAGGTGGGCAAGGCCAAGTTCACTTGAGGCTAGAATGGCTGTCACTTCTGtcagatgcagagaaactggagcAG GTTCTACAGTGGAATCGGGGAGTCTCCTCTCGACCAGAGCCCCCGTCAGCTGCCATCTTAGTTATCTACCTGGATCGGGCCCAGGATCTTCCT ATGGTGACCTCTGAATTGTGCCCACCACAGCTGAAGAAGGGGAACAAGGAACCCAACCCTATGGTACAACTGTCAATTCAGGATGTGACTCAGGAGAGCAAG GCTGTCTACAGTACCAACTGCCCAGTGTGGGAGGAAGCATTCCGGTTCTTCCTACAAGACCCTCAAAGCCAGGAGCTCGATGTGCAA GTGAAGGATGATTCCAGGGCCCTGACTTTAGGAGCACTGACACTGCCTCTGGCCCGCCTACTGACTGCCCCAGAACTCATCCTGGACCAGTGGTTCCAGCTCAGCAGCTCTGGCCCAAACTCCAGACTCTACATGAAACTAGTCATGAGG ATCCTGTACTTGGATTCATCAGAAATATGCTTCTCCACTATGCCTGGTTATCCTGGTGCTTGGGACGTGGACAGTGAGAATCCCCAGAGAGGCAGCAGTGTGGATGCCCCACCTCGACCCTGTCACACGACTCCTGATAGCCAGTTTGGGACTGAG CATGTGCTTCGGATCCATGTATTAGAGGCCCAGGACCTGATTGCCAAAGACCGTTTCTTGGGGGGATTGGTGAAGGGCAAGTCAGACCCCTATGTCAAACTAAAGCTGGCAGGACGAAGCTTCCGGAGCCATGTTGTTCGGGAAGATCTCAATCCCCGCTGGAATGAGGTTTTTGAG GTGATTGTCACATCAGTTCCAGGCCAAGAGCTAGAAGTTGAAGTCTTTGACAAGGACTTGGACAAGGATGATTTTCTGGGCAG GTATAAAGTCAGTCTCACCACAGTCTTAAACAGTGGCTTCCTTGATGAG TGGCTGACCCTGGAGGATGTCCCATCTGGCCGCCTGCACTTGCGCCTGGAGCGTCTCACCCCCCGTCCCACTGCTGCTGAGTTAGAGGAG GTGCTGCAGGTGAATAGTTTGATCCAGACTCAGAAGAGTGCAGACCTGGCTGTGGCCCTGCTATCCATCTATATGGAGCGGGCAGAGGACCTGCCG CTGCAAAAAGGCACCAAGCAACCCAGCCCTTATGCTACTCTCACTGTGGGAGATACTTCTCATAAAACCAAG ACTATTTCGCAAACTTCAGCCCCTGTCTGGGATGAGAGTGCCTCCTTTCTCGTCAGGAAACCACACACTGAGAGCCTAGAGTTGCAG GTTCGGGGTGAGGGCACTGGCGTGCTGGGCTCATTATCCCTGCCCCTCTCAGAGCTCCTCGTGGCTGACCAGCTCTGCTTGGACCGCTGGTTTACACTCAGCAGTGGTCAGGGGCAGGTGCTACTGAGAGCACAGCTAGGG ATCCTGGTGTCCCAGCACTCGGGAGTGGAAGCTCATAGCCACAGCTACAGCCACAGCTCCTCATCTCTGAGTGAAGAACCAGAGCTCTCGGGGGGACGCCCTCACTTCACCTCCTCAGCCCCAGAGCTCCGGCAGCGCCTAACACATGTTGACAG TCCCCTTGAGGCTCCAGCCAGGCCTCTGGGCCAGGTGAAACTGACTGTGTGGtactacagtgaagaacgaaagcTGGTCAGCATTGTTCATGGTTGccg GGCCCTTCGACAGAATGGACGCGATCCTCCTGATCCCTATGTGTCACTGTTGCTGCTGCCAGACAAGAACCGAGGCACCAAGAGGAAGACCTCACAGAAGAAGAGGACCCTGAGTCCTGAA